A region from the Acidobacteriota bacterium genome encodes:
- a CDS encoding thiazole synthase has protein sequence MSESFQLADTTFTSRLIIGTGKYRSYDEMKAAHIASGAEMVTVAVNRVPLDGSSESFLDHLDPKMKILPNTAGCYDAEHAIRTARLAREALETDWIKLEVIGDPITLLPDNEQTLAAAKILVNEGFIVLPYFTDDLIMAKKLLDAGCPAVMPLAAPIGSGMGVQNPSNLRIMREQLPDAIIIVDAGVGVPSDAAIAMELGADAILMNTAIAEARDAAQMATAMNYAVKAGRLAYLSGRMPKRLYASASSPIEGAIK, from the coding sequence ATGTCGGAAAGTTTCCAACTTGCAGATACCACATTCACTTCACGCCTCATCATCGGCACGGGCAAATATCGTTCGTATGACGAGATGAAGGCGGCACATATTGCCTCGGGAGCCGAGATGGTCACGGTCGCGGTCAACCGTGTGCCGCTTGACGGCTCGAGCGAGTCGTTCCTCGACCACCTCGACCCAAAAATGAAGATCCTGCCGAACACAGCAGGATGCTACGACGCCGAACACGCGATCCGCACGGCTCGCTTGGCACGCGAGGCTCTTGAAACTGATTGGATAAAACTGGAGGTCATCGGCGATCCGATCACTTTGCTGCCCGACAACGAGCAAACACTCGCGGCTGCGAAGATACTTGTGAACGAGGGCTTCATCGTCCTGCCGTATTTCACCGACGACCTTATCATGGCCAAAAAGCTGCTCGACGCCGGCTGCCCGGCAGTCATGCCCCTCGCCGCTCCGATAGGCTCTGGAATGGGTGTCCAAAACCCATCAAATTTACGAATAATGCGTGAGCAATTGCCCGACGCAATAATTATCGTCGACGCAGGTGTTGGCGTGCCCAGCGACGCGGCAATTGCGATGGAACTCGGCGCCGACGCGATATTAATGAACACCGCCATCGCCGAAGCCCGCGATGCTGCTCAAATGGCCACCGCCATGAACTACGCCGTCAAGGCAGGCCGCCTCGCCTATCTGTCCGGCCGAATGCCCAAGCGATTGTACGCCTCCGCATCAAGCCCGATCGAAGGCGCGATAAAATAG
- a CDS encoding molybdenum cofactor biosynthesis protein MoaE, producing MDFFELTTSTIDINGAARRVVPPECGATVTLDGYARKYTKDKETGEVRETEYLEYEAYEPMALKEMEKLIERVKAEFEISNVGIVHRLGRLEIGETSVVISVASPHRRAAFAACEWLIKELKRTVPIWKKEVYRDGEQWIEGDAQPT from the coding sequence ATGGATTTTTTCGAGCTAACAACCTCAACGATCGATATCAACGGCGCTGCCCGCCGCGTGGTGCCGCCGGAGTGCGGGGCGACGGTGACGCTGGATGGTTATGCAAGAAAATATACAAAAGACAAGGAAACGGGTGAGGTTCGCGAGACGGAATATCTCGAATACGAAGCATACGAACCGATGGCCCTAAAGGAGATGGAAAAGCTGATCGAACGCGTCAAAGCCGAATTTGAGATCTCAAATGTCGGCATCGTTCACCGTCTCGGCCGGCTGGAGATCGGCGAAACGAGCGTCGTCATCTCGGTCGCGTCTCCCCACCGCCGTGCGGCCTTTGCCGCCTGCGAATGGCTCATAAAAGAATTAAAGCGCACCGTCCCGATCTGGAAAAAAGAGGTCTACCGAGACGGCGAACAGTGGATCGAGGGCGACGCCCAGCCTACCTAG
- a CDS encoding MoaD/ThiS family protein — MIVHVLFFGATADITGQRRLAVELPHDSKATDIFEKLIIDHPQLAKHRLHFSVNQQYAAGDETLNDGDELAIFTAVSGG, encoded by the coding sequence ATGATCGTTCATGTATTGTTTTTCGGAGCCACTGCCGACATCACCGGCCAACGCCGTCTCGCCGTCGAGTTGCCGCACGATTCAAAGGCAACTGACATTTTTGAGAAGCTGATAATTGATCACCCGCAGCTCGCAAAACACCGCCTCCATTTTTCTGTTAATCAGCAATATGCAGCCGGTGACGAGACACTGAACGACGGTGATGAGCTGGCAATATTTACCGCAGTTTCAGGCGGTTAA